The genomic interval TGGCGGTGCGGACCGCGACACCTGGGTGGACGGACTGCCCATGATTTTCAAGGTGCACCGGAGCTTCTCCATCCTGGTTTTAGGCGTGAACGCGGCTCTTGTTGCCTTCAATTGGTTGCGCTGGGAGCCCATCAAAGAAGTCTACTGGTTGGGTGGCTTGGTCCTCCTCGAGATCATCACGGGAATTACCTTGGCCTATGCCGGTTTGCCCAAGGCATTTCAGCCTGTACACTTGGTATTCTCTTTTCTGATGTTCGCCCTTCAGGCCTATGTCTGGTTTAGGACGGCTGGTTCCACTCAGTCGTCTCCATCAAGTGAATGACGTCGTCGCGTAGGTGCTCAAACACGGGCCGGATGGAGTCGTAGTTCGGCGTTGCGCGGAAGTACAGAGCCCCTCTTAGAAAGTGCTGGGTGCTGTCGGTGATGAAGAACTGAAGCTGAGAAGCTGCATCTCCCGAAATCTCATACATCACGCCATAAACCCTTCGGTCTGGATTCATAAACAGGCGTTCTTGAATACCATCGGCTTTACCGGTGTGGTTGTAGACCAGGTCGCGTGATTCCTCTAGGTATTTGAAGAGATCACCGTCGAGTGGTTTATAGGTTAGGTGAATGTCGGATTTGAAGTCCTTCATTTCCACGGTGCACCAGTAATCGGGGCGCTGTCGCATCGTGCCGTAGGCAGGGAATTCAAAAGTATAGGGGTAGTCCTCAGCAAATCGAACATAGTTGTGTTCCGGAAGATCGATGCGCACATGGCCGAAGGGCTTGGGCACGGGGGCTTCCGAACTACAGGAGCTCAGGATTAGGGCAAAGACCGCCAAGAGGTTAATTCGCATCGTCAGAGGCTTTCGGATCTAGAAGGGTCACTTTGATCCGCTTGATACGGCGATGATCAATCCCTTCTACCTTGAAACGGTATTGAAGGAAATCTATTTCTTCATTCTTATCTGGGAATTTTCCGGAGATCTCCAGGAGAAAACCAGCCAAGGTATCCGAATCACCGCGCTCTTCGTCGAATTCTTCTCCGTCAATGTCCAAGACCCGATAGAAATCGTTCAGCGGCGTCTTTCCCTCAAAGACATAGTTGTGGTCGTCGAGCTTGGAGTAGATGATGGCTTCGTCGTCGAACTCGTCACTGATGTCGCCGACAATTTCTTCTAGGACGTCCTCCATGGTCACGAGGCCAGAGGTACCGCCGTATTCGTCTACGACCAGAGCCATGTGAATTTTGCGCTCCTGAAATTCCTTCAAGAGGTCATCGATTTTCTTGTTTTCAGGAACGAAGTAAGGTGCACGAAGTAGGTTCGTCCATTTGAAGTCTTCCTCGGCATTGAGGTGGCGAAGCAGGTCTTTGATGTAAAGTAATCCCTTGACCTGGTCGAGATTTTCTTCGAAGACCGGGACGCGGGAGAATCCATTGTCCAAGATGATCTTCAGGATTTCTGGATAGCTCATCTCGGTGTCGAGGGCAATCATATCCATCCGCGGTTTCATGATCTGGCGTACTTCAATGGAGCCGAATTTCACAATACTCTCCAGCAGTTTTTGATCGTCGTCCTCCTGTTTGTCGTCCGTGGTTAATTCTAGGGCCGTACTCAAATCTTCAACCGAGATGTTCTGGCCCGAGGGCTTGAGACGTTTCTCAATAATATTGCTAGTACCGATCAGAAAGCCGCTCAGCGGTTTGACCAAGCGCCCCAGAACGACCAGTGGCTGAGACATGGTTTTGCTGAAGCGCAGACTGTTGTGGTTGGCGTAGACTTTGGGAAGTACCTCACCAAATAAGAGCAAGATGAAGGTGATACCCAAGACTTTCACCGCAAAATTCAGAACAACGTTGTTGCCGAAATCAAACAACTGGTCCATCAACAAGGTGGAGATCAAGACGATCAAGATGTTGATGAAGTTATTGGCAATAAGGATGGTTGCAAGAAGTCCTTTGGGCTTGTCCAGTAATTTGAGGACGGTGTCGTCGGCGCTGGTTTTACGTTTTTCAAGGGTCGCAAAATCCGCGGGCGTCAAACTGAAAAAAGCCACTTCAGCACCTGAAATCAAAGCAGAACTCATGAGCAGAACGGCCAAAGTAATGCCATAACCGATCGTCGTCACCGGTGTTTCGAGGAGTATGCTAAGAAGAAGTAAAGGTTCGGGGTCAGGGTCCAATCGCTGGAGGTTTGGTTCGTACTAGAAGGGCAAGTCATCTTCCTCGCCACCGCCGAGGTCGGCCGGTGCGGGTCCGCTTTTGCCTTGTGGGGCAGGATTCACTGGAGCTGCCGCCGGCGCCGAGGGAGGTGCCGGATTGGCTGAGCCCGATCCTGGACCAGGGGCTCCGAGCATCGTCATGTTGATGGCGCGGATCTCCGTATTATATCGGTCGTTTCCTTGGTCATCTTGCCATTGACGGGTGCGAATGCTTCCCTCAATGAAGATTTTATCGCCCTTTTTCAAATACTTTTCTGCCACGCCGGCCAAGCCACGTCGCAAGATGACGGTGTGCCATTCTGTATTCTCCACGCGATTCCCTTCTCGGTCGGTATAGCTTTCGGAAGTAGCGATGCGCAGACGTGCCAAAGACCCTCCATCATCGAAATGACGTACTTCTGGGTCGGCCCCGAGATTTCCGATCAACATCACCTTATTCAAACTACCTGCCATACCTGAATGCTTTCTAACAAATTTAAAATTCTCACCGAATTAAACTAGGCGAGACCCTGAGACATCAACCACTCGTGAATGACCACCGGGACGGCAAAGTTCGGAAGTTCTTCCCGATCCACCAGCACGATCCCTGGAAAGTCGGGCTTTTGCGCACTTTTCACACGCCAAAAGCGCACGTGGAGTAGTCGGTGACTCAATCGATGGACGATGCCCTCCGTCACGGACAGCACTTCTGCTTCGGGGTCCAGAATAGCCTTCCAAGCTTCGCTGTTTTGCGCCTCACGGCGCGATGTCTCCTTTTCCCCTTCGATCAACGGAAAGTCATAGAGTCCACTCCAAATACCCTTGTCCGCTCTTTTTCGGATCGCAATGCCCCCTGGACTTTCCACAAAGAGGTAGTCCATCCACACTTTTTTCACCGCGGTTTTGCCTTCTTTCACTGGGCGTTCTTGAACCTTTCCCACCGCGTGTGATGCACAGCTTTCATTCAGTGGGCAGAACATGCAATCCGGATTCTTAGGCGTGCATTGCCGTGCACCGAATTCCATGATGGCCTGATTGTGAAGGTCCGGACGATCGGTATCCAGCACTTCTTGTGCCAAGGCCGCGAAGTGCTTTTGCCCATTGGGCTTGTTGATGGGCAGATCAATATCGAAGTATCGACTCAGTACACGATATACGTTTCCATCGACCACGGCATGGGGAAGCTGGAAGGCAAAGCTGGCGATGGCCGCAGCCGTGTACGGCCCAATGCCCGCAAGTTCAATCAACTTCTTGTAGTCCGCTGGAAACACTCCGTCATGATGGTCGGTCACCTGCCGAGCGGCCTTTTGAAGGTTGCGTGCCCGAGAATAATAACCCAATCCTTGCCACAGTTTGAGCACCTCGTCTTGCGGAGTCCTTGCGAGGTCTTCAACGGTTGGATAGGCTTCCACAAATTTGAGGTAGTAGGGAAGGCCTTGATCCACTCGGGTTTGCTGTAAAATAATCTCGCTGAGCCAAATCTTGTACGGGTCTTTAGTGTCCCTCCAGGGCAGCGAGCGGTGATCTTCTTCGTACCAGTCGATTAAAATGCTTGAAAAGCGCATAAAGGCCGTGTGAATTCGTTTGACTTATAGTGCTTTAGCACGAGAAATTAAACACAATTGTGTTTTACGGTAAAGGATTTTTTGCTGTATATTTGCACC from Cryomorphaceae bacterium carries:
- the gldD gene encoding gliding motility lipoprotein GldD; its protein translation is MRINLLAVFALILSSCSSEAPVPKPFGHVRIDLPEHNYVRFAEDYPYTFEFPAYGTMRQRPDYWCTVEMKDFKSDIHLTYKPLDGDLFKYLEESRDLVYNHTGKADGIQERLFMNPDRRVYGVMYEISGDAASQLQFFITDSTQHFLRGALYFRATPNYDSIRPVFEHLRDDVIHLMETTEWNQPS
- the gldE gene encoding gliding motility-associated protein GldE, producing MDPDPEPLLLLSILLETPVTTIGYGITLAVLLMSSALISGAEVAFFSLTPADFATLEKRKTSADDTVLKLLDKPKGLLATILIANNFINILIVLISTLLMDQLFDFGNNVVLNFAVKVLGITFILLLFGEVLPKVYANHNSLRFSKTMSQPLVVLGRLVKPLSGFLIGTSNIIEKRLKPSGQNISVEDLSTALELTTDDKQEDDDQKLLESIVKFGSIEVRQIMKPRMDMIALDTEMSYPEILKIILDNGFSRVPVFEENLDQVKGLLYIKDLLRHLNAEEDFKWTNLLRAPYFVPENKKIDDLLKEFQERKIHMALVVDEYGGTSGLVTMEDVLEEIVGDISDEFDDEAIIYSKLDDHNYVFEGKTPLNDFYRVLDIDGEEFDEERGDSDTLAGFLLEISGKFPDKNEEIDFLQYRFKVEGIDHRRIKRIKVTLLDPKASDDAN
- the ssb gene encoding single-stranded DNA-binding protein yields the protein MAGSLNKVMLIGNLGADPEVRHFDDGGSLARLRIATSESYTDREGNRVENTEWHTVILRRGLAGVAEKYLKKGDKIFIEGSIRTRQWQDDQGNDRYNTEIRAINMTMLGAPGPGSGSANPAPPSAPAAAPVNPAPQGKSGPAPADLGGGEEDDLPF
- the mutY gene encoding A/G-specific adenine glycosylase: MRFSSILIDWYEEDHRSLPWRDTKDPYKIWLSEIILQQTRVDQGLPYYLKFVEAYPTVEDLARTPQDEVLKLWQGLGYYSRARNLQKAARQVTDHHDGVFPADYKKLIELAGIGPYTAAAIASFAFQLPHAVVDGNVYRVLSRYFDIDLPINKPNGQKHFAALAQEVLDTDRPDLHNQAIMEFGARQCTPKNPDCMFCPLNESCASHAVGKVQERPVKEGKTAVKKVWMDYLFVESPGGIAIRKRADKGIWSGLYDFPLIEGEKETSRREAQNSEAWKAILDPEAEVLSVTEGIVHRLSHRLLHVRFWRVKSAQKPDFPGIVLVDREELPNFAVPVVIHEWLMSQGLA